Below is a genomic region from Ziziphus jujuba cultivar Dongzao chromosome 7, ASM3175591v1.
CTATACAAGAGCTAAGTTGAAGAGGAAGCAAGTCCTACAGTAATTCTACACACAAACAAAATACCAAGCACACTAATTGCACTAAAATATGGTAAGTACTGAATTGTTAGTAGTACCTTTCATCAATGGCTTCTcgtatttatctttcctttcaTCTTCATTCTTCCACTCACTATCATCATCgtcgtcgtcatcatcatcatcacccaTTTCATCCCTTCCATCATTTCCTATATCACTTTCACTTGCCGTCTCCCATTCAGAATCATCAGCTTCTTGGCCATAGATGTCACCAGCATCACCCTCACAGTGGACACCACCATGTTTGATAGCAGCCTCTCTAAATAACCAAGCTGCACGCATTTGCTTCTTCACTAATCTCTCAGCATAGTCAGGAACTTTATTTTGCCTCAAGGACAAATCAGGATCATTTGACTGAGAGCACTCATTTATGAAAAGAATGGCGTCTAACAAGCTCTCCTTTGCTAACCCCAGCATATCATAAGCCTGAGCTCTTCTCCAAAGGCTTTTGGCATGACGGTTAAGTGGGTTGTGAAGACAAAGAGCACGTGTAGCATCACTTATGGCAGCCAAAGGTTGTTGCAAAAGGAGATGGCACTGTGCACGGTTACTGTACAGAACAACTCTCTCCTTTTTGGATCTCACTGGACACAATGCCAATGCTTCTGAGTACTTTGATGCAGCTCCAGCTATATTTCCTGCAGAGAACAAGGAATTTCCTTCAAGCTTGACCACCAATGCAGCTGCCTGTTTTATATGGAGGTCCTCTTTTGGCATATTTTTTTCCCACTTCAATCTCTGCCTGGAACTTACTAGTTCCTCAATCAATTCTTTTGTACGGTTGCTAGTAGAGTTACGACCTGTTCCTTGTAATTGAATGCATTCCTGAAGAACATTTACAATAGAATCCCCAAGCTTCTTGTGATCACCAAGAGTTGTAATCTCAGCAAGGTCTACAAGTGCAGGTACTGCCTTATCAATCACCTATACAAGTGGTGTTGCTAGCATCAGGTAAGCTATTGAAATTTGTGTATATAAATTTAAAGTGTCAAATTGGTTGTAAAGAacttgtttagtaaattatttaaaatcatcCAAAAGTAATTAGAGCATCGTTTTACATTCCACCTTCAATCTTCTAGCATgggtgaaattttaaaattatcagaCCGTAAGATTCACAATAAAAATGTTAATCCAAAAtagagctaaaaaaaaaaaaagtcagctCAAAAAGGTTATTGAACATATAAATTATAGTATTCAAAACATTCACAATGCAAAAAAGACAAATACATATTGAATTGATGTTTCAAAAATAAGATCTAGAAAGCCCCAAAAAACTCATGCAGAGTGGTTTATTGATGAATAAACCATTGTAAACACCACTTACTTATTGCTCAAAAGAGTAAATAGTGAAAGAGTTATGATAGTTTGAAAAATAGGCTTTGCCAATTATCAAAAAGAGTGTGCAGGAGGTAGTTATATGCACTAAAACTAAATCAGATTAGATTATTTCTTCACAAAGACAAGGGCAAACTATTTCCGAACTTAGAAGAAAAGAGACTAAATTTGGAGCTTGACTACAGTTATTGATGCATATGTTCCAGTTTTATCTTTTGACAGCCTTTTTGAAGATTGCCAATTTATAACTGAAACTAAACACCATGTATTGCTACGATCGTTCCAGAACAGACAACAAAGACAAAATCATTACATGATCTTTCCAAAATCAGAAACAAGCATAATGAATATGATACTCTGCATGTGCACAATCTTCCATGTATTTTTAGATAAGCTAATCCGCCATTACTTATTGATTTGCATATTGTAAAGGagataaaaagagagaaaaaaaaaaaaaaaaaaaagagagaaggaaaaattaCCTTGTGACATGTACTTGGATCTTGAAGCAACCAGAGAAGACAATCAATAGCCATATATTGCCAATCATCCGATGACCGAGCAATGTTACATAAAGATTCAATAATACCAGGGCAGCTAGCAACAGGTCCTCTACCAAGTTTATGATGACAAATTGTTCTTAATAAACCAATTCCAGCTGGTGAGTTCTCATTAACAAGCCCACCCCACATGCCAGGTAATTTTATCAAGAATTCAGGCTTGCAAATAGTCGGAAGAAACTCTGGTTTAAAAGCAAAGCAATTGATGAGCTGCAGGGACCAGCACTGCAACTGACTCGCCCACTCCTCAGCCTTCCTGGACTCCATCTCAACACCACCCATGCCTCGTGTAAGAAGATCGCAGTGATAGCTTAGCCTTCTATCAACATACTGATAAAAATGTGAGTAAACTATCTCCAGTGAACTCATTGCCAGTTGAATAGAAAGCTCAAGAATTTCACCATGACTAGCTACAGCAGAGAAAGTATTGGCATATGTTGCCAAGTGGCCCAAAGCTCGAACGGCCACTCGCTGCTCAACCCAAGTTAACTTCCCTCTCAAAAGTTCAACCAAGGGAGGGATTACCCCTGCATGCACAGCACTTTCTGCAAATTCTTCCATGTTCATCGTGTAGGATCCAATAATATGAGCTGCATAATAAGGaatgtatatattttggtcATGAGAAAGCCAGCGAAGGTTCTTTAGACCCTTCCATATTAGTGCAGCCATGCATTCAAAAATCCCCAACTCAATGAACTCAGGATCATTTGGATGTGCCATGGCAGTGTTCCAAAGGCCACTGATAGGGAGAACCTGACCATCATCATCCTGCGCAGGAAGTTCTCGAAAGAATTTCAGAATGCTTGCTCTACGTTTGCTTGGATTCCCTTCCTTCATGACACAAAAGAAACATCCTGGGTATGGACAATCAGCTGATACTTTATCCATCTTCGGATACTTAATGCTAGATATTCATAGAGCACCAATCCAACTCTTCCCTGGCTGGTGAATCCGGTATGTACTTCAATACTGCAAATGGGTTATTGACTTAGCATCTAGCATAATCTAAAATTCAGAATTATATACACTATTTGAGAATAGCTaaagtataatttattttacaaacTTTATTCTTCATGAACAACATGCCTACCACTAATTTCCAAGCATTTAAATGCCgatttccaaatccaaaaataattttactcaATCAGCAGAACTGTATTGTGTCGTATTCTATTTCTATCATTTATGCACACAAATGCAAAGGCAAATTTCTACAACCAAGACAACACCCACACATATTTAAAGCCTGGAgacattaaatattttctaatcTTTCAATTTGTCAAGATTCAGAATGAAAACACGATATGCTTTAGCTTATAGGTTTCACTACTTAAATTCCTATTCAACATATTTTATCCATACTCCTACAGGTCAAAGGCTGCAAAAACAAACTTCCATTTTCCTATGGTATCTCTAGAAAATTTACCTTGGTACATAAAACattcttgcattaaaaaaaaaaaatatatatatatatatatatacatgtatatatgtatattaggcCACAAGTGAACAGAAAATTTTCTCAAATAGAATCCCACCTTCAGTTCACtgattaaaactaaaaaaaaaaaaaaaaaagggcgaggaagaagaaaaagctttAGAGAGAAGtgagtattat
It encodes:
- the LOC107425179 gene encoding uncharacterized protein LOC107425179 isoform X2, whose product is MDKVSADCPYPGCFFCVMKEGNPSKRRASILKFFRELPAQDDDGQVLPISGLWNTAMAHPNDPEFIELGIFECMAALIWKGLKNLRWLSHDQNIYIPYYAAHIIGSYTMNMEEFAESAVHAGVIPPLVELLRGKLTWVEQRVAVRALGHLATYANTFSAVASHGEILELSIQLAMSSLEIVYSHFYQYVDRRLSYHCDLLTRGMGGVEMESRKAEEWASQLQCWSLQLINCFAFKPEFLPTICKPEFLIKLPGMWGGLVNENSPAGIGLLRTICHHKLGRGPVASCPGIIESLCNIARSSDDWQYMAIDCLLWLLQDPSTCHKVIDKAVPALVDLAEITTLGDHKKLGDSIVNVLQECIQLQGTGRNSTSNRTKELIEELVSSRQRLKWEKNMPKEDLHIKQAAALVVKLEGNSLFSAGNIAGAASKYSEALALCPVRSKKERVVLYSNRAQCHLLLQQPLAAISDATRALCLHNPLNRHAKSLWRRAQAYDMLGLAKESLLDAILFINECSQSNDPDLSLRQNKVPDYAERLVKKQMRAAWLFREAAIKHGGVHCEGDAGDIYGQEADDSEWETASESDIGNDGRDEMGDDDDDDDDDDSEWKNEDERKDKYEKPLMKDLKRGYNVQLVEEDT
- the LOC107425179 gene encoding uncharacterized protein LOC107425179 isoform X1, which encodes MDKVSADCPYPGCFFCVMKEGNPSKRRASILKFFRELPAQDDDGQVLPISGLWNTAMAHPNDPEFIELGIFECMAALIWKGLKNLRWLSHDQNIYIPYYAAHIIGSYTMNMEEFAESAVHAGVIPPLVELLRGKLTWVEQRVAVRALGHLATYANTFSAVASHGEILELSIQLAMSSLEIVYSHFYQYVDRRLSYHCDLLTRGMGGVEMESRKAEEWASQLQCWSLQLINCFAFKPEFLPTICKPEFLIKLPGMWGGLVNENSPAGIGLLRTICHHKLGRGPVASCPGIIESLCNIARSSDDWQYMAIDCLLWLLQDPSTCHKVIDKAVPALVDLAEITTLGDHKKLGDSIVNVLQECIQLQGTGRNSTSNRTKELIEELVSSRQRLKWEKNMPKEDLHIKQAAALVVKLEGNSLFSAGNIAGAASKYSEALALCPVRSKKERVVLYSNRAQCHLLLQQPLAAISDATRALCLHNPLNRHAKSLWRRAQAYDMLGLAKESLLDAILFINECSQSNDPDLSLRQNKVPDYAERLVKKQMRAAWLFREAAIKHGGVHCEGDAGDIYGQEADDSEWETASESDIGNDGRDEMGDDDDDDDDDDSEWKNEDERKDKYEKPLMKACGRRYIKSDRRSAFHI